In Pyrus communis chromosome 15, drPyrComm1.1, whole genome shotgun sequence, the genomic stretch CTGCTCTGCTGTTATATCTCAGCATCAAACGTTATGTTCCAAAAAACCCTCATCCGTCATGCAAGTGATCAACCGGGATCAACCGGGATACCTTCATCTTGCTTCCCAGATGCTGGCCTAGAAACCGCGGGACTCTTCCCTACTCTGGGGCTATTTTGGTGTCCACTCCCTACAGCTCTCCCACTCCTTGCCCTGCGAAGATGAGTTGCCCTGAGCTCGCGAGGCATAGCAGCCCCCGCTTTCTGAAACTCCTGAATCTCAGCTGCCGCAGCTTTTTCCTCTTCTAGTGACAGTTGCCTTTCAAACAGAGGGGGGCCACGAGGCATAGCAGCCCCGGCTTCCTGAAACTCCCTAATCTCAGCTGCCGCGGCCTTTTCCTCTTCCCGTGTGTGTTGCCTTTCAAACATAGGGGGACCAGATAGCGTCTCAAACACATACAGATTGAACAAAGCCTCCTGGATCCGGTCGAAGAAGGCGTTGACATGGAAATACAAGGCAAGAACCTTAACAAGTATTGTCTTCAGCAGCCAAATCAACGTCCCAACCAGAAAACATACCAAAATCTTGGTCACATAAGGTAAAATCCTATGCTTGGTCTTCTCCTCCATCTTCTTATCAAAAATCAAGTTCCATACCAACAAAACCAATCCTAACCACAGACAATTCTGAACAGATCTCCTTATACCGTATACGAAATGCAAAACCCGTTTTCGAAGCAAGAAATTTCGCTCTACTAGGAACACAATCACCCGAATTCCCCAACCTGAAACCAAACGACCACAAACCAATGCCAGAACCAGAATTTCCCACTTCCACAGCAGAAGATTCCACAAAGTTCGCTTCTTTATTACTGGAATCCATAGATTGCAAACTAAAGCAGCTATAACAATAACAAGACTCACCCACTGAACCAATGTGAGGGCATCGAACTTGATCTT encodes the following:
- the LOC137718022 gene encoding mechanosensitive ion channel protein 8-like, coding for MATREGQLIVKIDGGDASSSKETETAPNIDEEAAPRSPIIHGSPENPAESVRRRSKDLPGAPEIVRCSPNACPRSSWKPPVSKTKSRLLDPPPEEACLKSDRAVGSGRTPRRDDDASAFDDDDLEDIPDEYKKIKFDALTLVQWVSLVIVIAALVCNLWIPVIKKRTLWNLLLWKWEILVLALVCGRLVSGWGIRVIVFLVERNFLLRKRVLHFVYGIRRSVQNCLWLGLVLLVWNLIFDKKMEEKTKHRILPYVTKILVCFLVGTLIWLLKTILVKVLALYFHVNAFFDRIQEALFNLYVFETLSGPPMFERQLSLEEEKAAAAEIQEFQKAGAAMPRELRATHLRRARSGRAVGSGHQNSPRVGKSPAVSRPASGKQDEGIPVDPG